The nucleotide window GCCGCCAGTCACAACGTCCTGATAGATTGCCTGCAACAGCTTGCCGGAGTCCGCCCCTTTCCACTGTGGATCGGTATCCGGGAAGTAATGCCCGATGTCACCCAGTGCGAGAGCACCGAGCAGTGCATCAGATAGCGCATGCAACGCCACGTCACCATCTGAATGCGCCTTGAGACCATGGCTATGGGGGATCGCCACACCACACAGCATCACGTGGTCACCCTCGTCAAAGGCATGGACATCAAAACCCTGACCAATACGAATCGCCATTACATGCCTCCCTGCTCTTCGAATTGGCGGGCCAGGTAAAAGCGGGCCAGCGGCAAATCCTCCGGCACCGTAATCTTGATGTTATCGCTGTGGCCTGCCACCAGTGCCGGACGCCAGCCCTGACGCTCCATGGCAGAGGCCTCATCGGTGACTGAGGCCAGATCACCACTGAGCGCTTCATAGAGTGCTGCGGCCGGGAATAACTGGGGCGTCAAGGCACGCCAGATAGTTTCGCGGTTCAGCGTGGTGTCGATGCACTGGTCGTCCGCCGCCTGCTTGATGGTATCCACCACCGGAAGGCCAAGGATAGCGCCCTGCTCCTGTGTAGAAGCCAGCAGACTGTGGATATCAGAGAGACGGACCAGTGGGCGCGCCATGTCATGCACCAGCACCCAGGCCTCTTCCCCGCCGTCCATGAGCACCTGAGCCAGCGCATTGCGAACTGACTGAGCGCGGCTTTCTCCCCCCGTCACTGCATGAATGCGGCGATGGGTGGCCACCGGCAAGGTTGGCCACCAGGGATCATCAGCAGAAACGGCCACCACCACACTTTCAATCGGTGCAAACGACAACAACCGTTGCAGGGTATGCTCGGTGATGGTTTTGCCAGCCAGCGTCAGATATTGCTTGGGGATGCCTGCCTGCATGCGTTCGCCGACACCGGCAGCGGGAACAACAGCATAAAGAGGGCCACGGATTACCGGATTCACTCGGTACTCCCTGGTTGTTCGAGGATCAGAAAAAAGGTTTCACCCTT belongs to Alcanivorax sediminis and includes:
- the ispF gene encoding 2-C-methyl-D-erythritol 2,4-cyclodiphosphate synthase, translated to MAIRIGQGFDVHAFDEGDHVMLCGVAIPHSHGLKAHSDGDVALHALSDALLGALALGDIGHYFPDTDPQWKGADSGKLLQAIYQDVVTGGWRLGNADLIIICQAPKLAPHILTMRERIAGLLDCQLGQVSVKATTTEQLGFTGRKEGIAVQAAVLLETP
- the ispD gene encoding 2-C-methyl-D-erythritol 4-phosphate cytidylyltransferase yields the protein MNPVIRGPLYAVVPAAGVGERMQAGIPKQYLTLAGKTITEHTLQRLLSFAPIESVVVAVSADDPWWPTLPVATHRRIHAVTGGESRAQSVRNALAQVLMDGGEEAWVLVHDMARPLVRLSDIHSLLASTQEQGAILGLPVVDTIKQAADDQCIDTTLNRETIWRALTPQLFPAAALYEALSGDLASVTDEASAMERQGWRPALVAGHSDNIKITVPEDLPLARFYLARQFEEQGGM